A DNA window from Naumovozyma dairenensis CBS 421 chromosome 10, complete genome contains the following coding sequences:
- the ATG23 gene encoding Atg23p (similar to Saccharomyces cerevisiae ATG23 (YLR431C); ancestral locus Anc_4.311), giving the protein MQLDELLKQQEEISNLLDTLILVHKNALIDDTKSSISITNLRKDIAICFNDIYKLNDMLISFDGESKETISFLTSNKDKFIKLINQETELLEEQKHWSENMDKIIGLSSSQEKPSSHDAEVYIDELTRISITSSYRSILNQYIELVGITNTSLASEQNEVSSSSSSVPLSRDDLFKSMELLQATKETNLKEIKQLESLLKNFRKDQTLIENELKRQRAKIQNEKLRIQLELNKLNTRKSKLISSCGYNDKGSHQHQSDTLTHKLLNFSLENRDHVTLEEDRIKIKETNSRFLQFIDVKIESLRDQLAHRKDNSSTLLNQKNIWYDCIDILSDLENSLVEIINTNPMNKISSRKMVEEINTTIEYLSAVLKSLPSNENDKLKTLLENERSVLQKAYDELYKPSRELLSQDHLPSLMENSHSDEEQKNISPITTPPFVVASKSPPKIGTFKQDVQTVSQPTKED; this is encoded by the coding sequence atgcaatTGGATGAACTATTAAAACAGCAGGAGGAGATAAGTAATCTATTAGATACATTGATTCTTGTACATAAGAATGCTCTCATAGATGATACCAAATCTTCTATCTCAATAACTAACTTACGAAAAGATATAGCAATATgttttaatgatatttacaaattgaatgatatgTTGATATCATTCGATGGTGAAAGTAAAGAGACAATCTCATTCCTAACTagtaataaagataaattcatcaaattaataaatcagGAAACTGAATTGttagaagaacaaaaacaCTGGTCAGAAAATATGGATAAAATTATAGGATTATCTTCGTCACAGGAAAAACCATCATCCCATGATGCTGAGGTGTATATAGATGAATTGACAAGAATCTCGATTACATCAAGTTATAGATcaatattgaatcaatatattgaattggTTGGTATTACAAATACATCGTTAGCATCCGAGCAAAACgaagtttcttcttcttcttcaagcGTTCCCTTATCTAGAGATGATCTGTTTAAATCTATGGAATTATTACAGGCAACAAAGGAaacaaatttgaaagaaattaaacaaCTTGAATCGTTATTAAAAAACTTCAGAAAAGATCAGACACTCATCGAAAATGAACTGAAAAGACAACGTGCCAAgattcaaaatgaaaagttAAGAATCCAATtggaattaaataaattaaacaCAAGGAAAAGTAAATTAATATCCAGCTGTGGGTATAATGATAAAGGTAGTCATCAACACCAATCCGATACTCTTACCCacaaattattgaatttctCCTTGGAAAACAGAGATCACGTtacattagaagaagatcgtatcaaaatcaaagaaacaaatagTCGTTTTTTGCAATTTATAGATGTGAAAATAGAATCTCTACGAGATCAATTAGCCCATAGAAAGGATAATAGCTCAACTTTGTTgaaccaaaaaaatatatggtACGATTGTATTGATATCTTATctgatttagaaaattctttagtagaaataataaatactAACCCAATGAATAAAATCAGTTCACGGAAGATGGTAGAAGAGATCAATACAACGATAGAATACCTTAGTGCCGTTTTAAAGTCACTTCCCTCAAATGAGAATgacaaattgaaaactttattagaaaatgaGCGCAGTGTTTTGCAAAAAGCATATGATGAACTTTATAAACCTTCAAGAGAGTTGTTATCCCAAGATCATCTTCCATCATTAATGGAAAATTCCCATTCAGATGAAGAACAGAAAAATATCAGCCCCATAACAACCCCTCCATTCGTCGTAGCCAGTAAATCACCACCAAAAATAGGCACTTTCAAGCAAGACGTCCAAACTGTCTCACAACCAACGAAGGAGGACTAA
- the CRN1 gene encoding coronin (similar to Saccharomyces cerevisiae CRN1 (YLR429W); ancestral locus Anc_4.309), translated as MSGKFVRASKYRHVFGQASKRELHYENVKVTNNAWDSNILQTNGKFISVNWNSSGGGAFAVIPVEEVGKAPDQVPLFRGHTSQVLDTNFDPFNDHRIVSSSDDSKIGIWEIPQDYSFHNYKDVDESGSPIDIKPVKFLTGHSRKVGHVLFHPVAANVLASSSLDYTVKLWNLETGEAVITLKHPDMVTSMSFSYDGSHLATVSRDKKLRVWDIREGKIVSEGAAHAGAKNQRVVWLGNSDRLATTGFSKLSDRQIGIWDAFDLQKGDLGGFYNVDQSSGILMPFFDDGNKILYVAGKGDGNIRYYEFQNDELFELSEFQSTNAQRGFAVAPKRMVNIKENEVLKCFKTVGDQFIEPISFHVPRKSEEFQEDIYPDAPSDQPALTAEEWFSGKSVEGPILVSLKDLYNDEEKPSFRNAKKEETPVEKPVEPKKELSEKKSVEQKKKEESPKPVPAVEQEASPKPSTLGDVLKADNSVDKLLQKSSTLDSINAAEDPSKDSSGWDDDDEDYEVPTPAAPVKEETPKYEEKKEKPKKEIKVESSKSEPESEPKKGVSTSPVATPVKEREAPTATPAASAAGKSLGLKQSVEKLSELVLHLESIVEKLNKSNIEKDERLRQLESKIDELLKKH; from the coding sequence ATGAGTGGTAAATTTGTTCGTGCTTCCAAATATAGACACGTCTTCGGTCAAGCTTCCAAGAGAGAACTACACTACGAAAATGTCAAAGTAACCAATAATGCCTGGGACTCCAACATTCTTCAAACAAACGGTAAATTCATCTCTGTCAATTGGAACTCCAGTGGTGGTGGTGCCTTTGCTGTGATTCCCGTGGAAGAAGTTGGTAAAGCTCCTGATCAAGTTCCCCTATTTAGAGGACATACTTCACAAGTCCTTGATACCAATTTTGACCCGTTTAATGATCATAGAATCGTTTCTAGTTCAGATGATTCGAAGATTGGTATCTGGGAGATTCCACAGGATTATTCATTCCATAATTATAAAGATGTGGATGAATCTGGGTCTCCAATTGATATTAAACCTGTGAAGTTTTTGACTGGTCATAGTAGGAAAGTCGGCCATGTTTTGTTCCATCCTGTTGCAGCAAATGTTTTggcttcttcttcgttgGATTATACTGTGAAGTTATGGAATTTGGAAACTGGTGAAGCTGTGATAACTTTAAAACATCCTGATATGGTTACTTCTATGTCATTTTCTTACGATGGGTCTCATTTAGCTACTGTATCTCGTGATAAGAAGTTAAGAGTTTGGGATATTAGAGAGGGGAAAATTGTCAGTGAAGGTGCAGCACATGCTGGTGCTAAGAATCAACGTGTAGTATGGCTTGGTAATTCTGATAGGTTGGCCACTACAGGGTTTTCTAAATTAAGTGATCGTCAAATTGGTATATGGGATGCATTTGACTTGCAAAAAGGTGATCTAGGTGGGTTTTACAATGTTGATCAATCTTCCGGTATCTTGATGCCATTTTTCGATGATGGTAACAAGATTCTTTACGTAGCTGGTAAAGGTGATGGTAATATCAGATATTATGAATTccaaaatgatgaattgtTCGAATTATCAGAATTTCAATCAACTAATGCGCAAAGAGGATTTGCTGTGGCTCCAAAGAGAATGGTTaacattaaagaaaatgaagttttgaaatgttTCAAGACTGTTGGTGATCAATTCATTGAACCTATTTCCTTCCATGTTCCACGAAAAAGTGAAGAATTTCAAGAAGATATTTATCCTGATGCTCCATCTGATCAACCTGCTTTAACTGCTGAAGAATGGTTTTCGGGGAAATCAGTGGAGGGACCAATCTTAGTCTCTTTAAAAGATCTGTATAACGATGAGGAGAAACCTTCATTCCGTAATGcaaagaaggaagaaacTCCTGTTGAGAAGCCAGTTGAGCCAAAGAAGGAACTCtctgaaaaaaaatctgttgaacaaaagaagaaggaagaatCACCAAAGCCTGTCCCAGCAGTCGAACAAGAAGCTTCTCCAAAACCATCCACACTTGGTGATGTACTAAAAGCAGATAATTCtgttgataaattattacaaaaatcAAGTACTTTAGATAGTATCAATGCCGCAGAAGACCCTTCCAAGGATAGTTCTGGATgggatgatgatgatgaagattatGAAGTACCTACGCCTGCTGCACCTGTAAAGGAAGAAACTCcaaaatatgaagaaaagaaagaaaaacctaagaaagaaattaaagttGAGTCGTCTAAATCTGAACCTGAATCTGAACCAAAGAAAGGCGTAAGTACAAGTCCTGTCGCAACTCCTGTCAAGGAAAGAGAAGCACCCACAGCAACTCCTGCTGCTTCTGCTGCTGGTAAATCACTTGGGTTAAAACAATCCGTGGAAAAACTATCAGAATTAGTTTTGCACTTAGAAAGTATTGTTGAGAAGTTGAACAAGagtaatattgaaaaagatgaacGTCTTCGTCAATTAGAATCgaaaattgatgaattattgaagaaacacTAA
- the SEN1 gene encoding DNA/RNA helicase SEN1 (similar to Saccharomyces cerevisiae SEN1 (YLR430W); ancestral locus Anc_4.310), whose product MNSNTSVNNIYKRAKGYLPTIEQVYAGTNHDVPEANLLGELLQLLAELPPNFHLFCDPILEPISIFCLTIFSFNEQDTVTWLKNKFNPILCQCDKCILSFARGKCKMLQHFAVQRQVPHEHVSKFNDIVCQWRIEALFPTLRKISNGTNTGISITRDIELAIFECLANPHVLRLNPNFKATFDVIFKFFYLSKHYLLDSNNPNCIKDFLAGTIYCWCEGTKEQMSWSKTFLIQKHTKKSTYDVKTLTSDVLEEINIHLLFLQNPVNWNELVIAQFWSRLIPIFTLLEKDVFVEYFEVPKNIESLKKSFKFPIESIFRLWYSHLSKSYNDKPLDFLLRALNMFLEKFGTEFWSKIEPYTFHSILDIVFDRDTFALKLIRIQNNEISENDTSSLFDLSGSVTDLLSWTLQFYHALSPSKRIQMVKKVSMAFLRIIAKYDNLKAVPKACLMNSSTALLRAVLFIKEEERAMLYVQENFETILYTKTDSRALLNNPLIQDIIIRSATNPNVFYPGLGESAMSVSTSTMMVLAECINFDILLLCERTFKLYSGKETGNLPLTLTLLEHLTNQVDLRSFHDGPLLAKQLLIALKNINGLLLVPLKTPVAEKHNETVKMFLNLSTNLIEKFTDILPNQLSAILSDQDAVQGFWACIFSSNTQLYQATTNILYETFDVQGRLEGIQSILTKNLTYHVRAINVVLNQLIKCEFYEPCPRAIRVLMDILSAFTDPINGTFTNYQSLKSNDTDSEVTKFWSLSWSFLDTIYRCTLKWASKYEYSVLENFTKDTLELSKSFVDSYREFSDALRHTNVDLFQNVMKTFVNMLYWLRLSDEALLESCVRLIMSASSIAHERNIKVDDNLVEMIAKYGSKSKKFSNKLSDQQSLEILNMAKSFNKDVTNRIIEEADRYHKEKKNAHIQRIDLTESESPSSSPSLPTKSPIESKVDFLQRKALASSITGKPKQSKITNFGTFQQPSSVKLHNTKPIKPLSNMELARRQLLKNRVVHPPSTSVFHTKSSYEPKKHDDSSSDESGDDIESARELFAIAKGKRTEIQSVDMKGKLIKKESKAEIARREEESMRRRLNIDLGPLYDTVLQWDYTRRNEYPDDAGIETYADVKDQFENTTDYQKIMRPLLLLESWQGLCSARDREENRGFTILIGNRTAVSDFYEVYASISKNAFQEVGVSETDLIVLAYLPDMRPNSRLTNDDFKNAENTCLAKVKSIKYVKGGNVDLSLRIHRNHKFAKFLTIRSEIQAVKVMQMTTVEREYQTLEGLEYYDLVNQILLAVPTPSVTVSPEEIKDVKEKYNLNTSQAEAIVHTVSNEGFSLIQGPPGTGKTKTILGIVGYFLSTRKILSSNIIKTPTDGSKLSIDQLLKKQKVLICAPSNAAVDEICIRLKEGVYDKNGRLFKPNLVRIGRSDVVNVAIKNLTLEELVDRKVAEKNYEFTMDPDLERNFSSSVSKRRELRAQLNNAETATTSTLSTEEIAKLQLEIRELSKVINDLGKKKDELRERNSVNHRNRDLDRRNAQAQILANSEVICSTLSGAAHDVLATLGIKFDTVIVDEACQCTELSSIIPLRYGGKRCIMVGDPNQLPPTVLSGAASNFKYNQSLFVRMEKNSSPYLLNVQYRMHPDISKFPSEEFYQGKLKDGPSMDIINRRPWHQMVPFAPYKFFDISTGKQQQNSKTMSYVNLEEIQVAIELVDKLFNEFDAKIDFTGKIGVISPYREQMQRMRREFTRYFGGSISKSIDFNTIDGFQGQEKEIILISCVRADDTKTSVGFLKDFRRMNVAFTRAKTSMWILGHQQSLLKNKLWKHLINDARSRDCLVVAKPGFLNGKTLSNSRLAELKEIPQMDGYDPHKSEISSVKIPLKRKDLDEEPLSKNVKKAKKEKRDKTVSEDKQKKQNKTEREDRKQKKDKKDRKDKIDISKKKNDSLSVLSAGTKKKSSIFGGPSLSTDVPSTKGSVSIDEKSKKKRRKKKNCHVSFSDDITFIPEKIGNNSTVPLTKHVSLDSTQPHLPKRSPPPSPARTDDANDDYIPSEVEKVVVTDAKPTETERPKIKKQIELSKYNSKNAHSSTTEVPKERPTAPSAQLPSRYESQYQSDPLAKSSNTYSPPTSGQGPTYPQPTYNQQEELFDPYQPLQGQHGLSGPSNCGLPQGSAQHIPQGSNPPYIGAASTNTYPAPIPPPPQAFPPTRYVSDQPLRFGAESGSNGGEPAQSNGPRSNRRQARASPFIPKKRKPHRP is encoded by the coding sequence ATGAACAGTAACACATCCgtgaataatatttacaaaagaGCAAAAGGTTATCTACCTACCATAGAACAAGTATACGCAGGTACCAATCATGACGTCCCAGAGGCAAACCTCTTAGGGGAACTATTACAATTATTAGCGGAACTACCGCCTAACTTCCATTTGTTTTGTGACCCAATTCTTGAACCAATCTctatattttgtttaacaatcttttcattcaatgaaCAAGATACTGTTACTTggttgaaaaataaatttaatcCAATCTTATGCCAATGTGATAAATGTATCCTAAGTTTTGCTCGTGGGAAATGTAAAATGTTACAACATTTCGCTGTTCAAAGACAGGTGCCTCATGAACATGTATCCAAATTTAATGACATAGTATGTCAATGGAGAATTGAAGCTCTTTTCCCAACATTGaggaaaatatcaaatggTACTAATACTGGCATTTCCATAACGAGAGATATCGAATTGGCAATCTTTGAATGTTTAGCAAATCCGCACGTACTAAGACTTAACCCAAATTTTAAAGCTACATTCGATgtcatctttaaatttttctatttGTCTAAACATTATCTTTTGGATTCAAATAATCCAAATTGTATAAAAGATTTTTTGGCTGGGACTATTTATTGTTGGTGTGAAGGAACTAAAGAACAAATGTCTTGGTCTAAAACTTTTCTGATACAGAAGCATACTAAAAAGAGTACTTATGATGTCAAGACACTGACGAGTGACGTCTTGgaagaaatcaatatccatcttttgtttcttcagAATCCTGTGAATTGGAATGAATTAGTCATTGCTCAATTTTGGTCAAGATTAATTCCAATATTTACATTGCTAGAAAAAGATGTATTTGtggaatattttgaagTCCCGAAGAATATCGaatctttgaagaaatcattTAAGTTCCCAATCGAGTCCATTTTCAGATTATGGTACAGTCATTTGAGCAAGTCATATAACGATAAACCATTAGATTTCCTTTTAAGAGCTTTGAATATGTTCCTTGAAAAGTTCGGTACTGAGTTTTGGTCCAAAATAGAACCATATACGTTCCACAGCATCTTAGATATAGTCTTCGATCGTGATACTTTTGCCCTGAAATTGATtagaattcaaaataatgaaatatcaGAAAATGATACCAGTAGCCTCTTTGACTTGTCAGGATCTGTTActgatttattatcatgGACATTACAATTTTATCACGCGTTATCCCCATCGAAAAGAATACAGATGGTCAAAAAAGTATCTATGGCATTCTTAAGAATCATTGCCAAATACGACAATTTAAAAGCGGTCCCCAAAGCCTGTCTCATGAACTCATCAACGGCATTATTACGTGCCGTATTATTTATCAAAGAAGAGGAAAGAGCTATGCTTTATGTGCAGGAAAATTTCGAAACAATTTTATATACTAAAACCGATTCAAGAGCCTTATTAAACAATCCTTTAATTCAGGATATCATTATAAGATCCGCAACAAACCCCAATGTCTTTTACCCTGGTTTAGGTGAATCAGCTATGTCTGTTTCCACGTCTACAATGATGGTGCTAGCCGAATGtattaattttgatatcCTATTATTATGTGAACGTACTTTTAAATTATACTCTGGTAAAGAAACTGGTAATTTGCCACTGACGCTTACGCTTTTGGAACATTTAACCAATCAGGTTGATCTCCGTTCATTTCATGATGGTCCACTCTTGGCAAAACAGTTGCTAATtgcattgaaaaatattaacgGTTTGTTATTGGTACCTTTGAAAACACCAGTCGCTGAAAAACATAATGAAACTGTAAAAATGtttttaaatctttcaacTAATCtgattgaaaaatttaccGATATATTACCAAATCAATTGTCTGCTATCTTAAGTGATCAGGATGCAGTACAAGGGTTTTGGGCATGCATTTTCTCCTCCAATACCCAACTTTATCAGGCTACAAcgaatatattatatgaaaCATTCGATGTTCAAGGTAGACTAGAAGGTATTCAATCTATACTGACAAAAAACCTAACATATCATGTTAGAGCGATTAACGTAGTtctaaatcaattaattaagTGTGAGTTTTATGAACCATGTCCCAGAGCTATCCGTGTCTTGATGGATATCCTTAGCGCATTTACAGATCCTATCAACGGCACATTTACAAATTATCAATCTTTAAAAAGTAATGACACAGATTCAGAAGTCACAAAGTTCTGGTCCCTGAGTTGGTCCTTCTTAGATACAATATACCGTTGTACTTTGAAATGGGCGTCGAAATATGAGTATTCCGTCTTAGAAAACTTCACCAAAGATACTTTGGAATTGAGTAAATCTTTCGTTGATTCATACAGAGAATTCTCTGATGCACTACGACATACAAATGTAGACCTTTTCCAAAATGTGATGAAAACTTTCGTCAATATGCTTTATTGGTTAAGATTAAGTGATGAAGCTCTACTAGAATCTTGTGTTCGTTTAATTATGAGTGCTTCTAGTATTGCACatgaaagaaatataaaggTCGATGACAACCTAGTGGAAATGATAGCAAAATATGGTTCAAAATCCAAAAAATTCTCCAATAAACTCTCTGACCAACAAAGTCTTGAAATTCTCAACATGGCGAAGTCCTTCAATAAAGATGTTACAAATAGAATCATTGAAGAAGCAGATAGATATCataaggaaaagaaaaatgcaCATATTCAAAGGATAGATCTCACAGAAAGCGAATCTCCAAGCTCCTCTCCTAGCCTACCTACTAAAAGTCCTATAGAATCTAAAGTCGATTTCTTGCAAAGAAAGGCACTTGCTTCTTCTATTACTGGCAAACCAAAGCAATCTAAAATCACGAACTTCGGTACATTCCAACAGCCTTCTTCTGTAAAATTACATAATACCAAACCAATTAAGCCACTTTCTAATATGGAACTTGCGAGAAGgcaattattgaaaaatagaGTGGTTCATCCCCCAAGTACATCTGTCTTCCACACGAAAAGTTCATATGAACCCAAAAAGCATGATGACAGCAGCAGTGACGAAAGTGGTGATGATATAGAATCCGCAAGGGAATTATTTGCTATTGCAAAGGGTAAACGCACAGAAATTCAATCTGTAGATATGAAGGGgaaattgattaaaaaGGAAAGCAAGGCTGAAATTGCAAGACGTGAGGAAGAATCTATGAGAAGAAGATTAAACATTGATCTTGGTCCTTTATATGATACGGTCCTACAATGGGACTATACAAGGAGAAACGAATATCCGGATGATGCTGGTATTGAAACATATGCTGACGTTAAggatcaatttgaaaacacAACCGACTATCAGAAAATTATGAGACcgttattgttattagaATCATGGCAAGGCCTCTGTTCTGCTCGTGATCGAGAAGAAAATCGTGGTTTCACTATTTTAATTGGGAATAGAACTGCTGTTTCTGATTTTTATGAAGTCTATgcttcaatttcaaagaatgcCTTTCAAGAAGTAGGTGTATCTGAAACTGATTTAATTGTATTAGCTTATCTTCCTGACATGAGACCTAATTCTCGCTTGACAAATGACGATTTTAAAAATGCAGAAAATACTTGTCTGGCAAAAGTAAAATCGATAAAGTACGTAAAGGGTGGGAATGTAGATCTTTCTTTGAGAATTCATCGTAATCATAAATTTGCAAAATTCTTGACTATCAGATCTGAAATTCAGGCTGTAAAAGTTATGCAAATGACAACTGTCGAAAGAGAATATCAAACATTAGAAGGTTTAGAATACTATGATCTTGTCAATCAAATTCTTCTAGCGGTACCTACGCCGTCTGTTACTGTATCTCCtgaagaaatcaaagacgtgaaagaaaaatacaaCTTAAATACATCACAAGCAGAGGCAATTGTTCATACAGTTTCAAATGAGGGGTTTTCTTTGATTCAAGGCCCACCTGGTACCGgtaaaacaaaaacaattcTAGGTATTGTTGGCTACTTCCTATCGACCAGAAAGATATTGAGTAGCAATATCATAAAAACTCCTACAGATGGTTCAAAGCTCTCTATTgatcaattattaaagaagcAAAAGGTACTTATCTGTGCACCAAGTAATGCCGCTGTAGATGAAATCTGTATTAGATTAAAAGAAGGTGTCTACGACAAGAATGGTAGGCTTTTTAAACCTAACCTGGTTCGTATTGGTAGATCTGATGTAGTTAATGTCGCGATTAAGAATTTAACCTTAGAGGAGCTTGTCGACAGAAAAGTTGCCGAAAAGAATTATGAATTTACTATGGATCCAGATTTAGAACGTAATTTCAGTTCGTCGGTATCTAAGAGAAGAGAGTTGAGGGCTCAGCTGAATAACGCTGAAACTGCTACTACGAGTACACTTTCGACTGAAGAAATTGCAAAGTTACAACTAGAAATTAGAGAATTAAGTAAAGTGATTAACGATTTAGGTaagaaaaaagatgaaCTCCGTGAGAGGAATTCAGTTAACCACAGAAATAGGGATCTGGATAGAAGGAATGCTCAAGCTCAAATTTTAGCGAACAGCGAGGTTATCTGTTCTACTTTGTCGGGGGCAGCTCATGATGTGTTAGCTACGCTTGGTATCAAATTTGATACTGTCATTGTTGATGAAGCATGTCAATGTACGGAGTTGTCCTCGATCATCCCATTAAGATATGGTGGTAAGCGTTGTATAATGGTTGGTGATCCAAACCAATTACCACCAACAGTTCTTTCAGGCGCCGCTAGTAATTTTAAGTACAATCAATCGTTATTTGTGAGAATGGAAAAGAATAGTTCTCCTTATCTATTGAATGTCCAATACCGTATGCATCCTGATATCAGTAAGTTTCCATCAGAAGAATTTTATCAAGGTAAACTGAAAGATGGGCCCTCTATGGACATTATTAATAGAAGACCATGGCATCAAATGGTTCCTTTTGCGCCTTACAAATTCTTTGACATTTCCACCGGTAAGCAGCAGCAAAATAGTAAAACAATGTCCTATGTTAATCTGGAAGAAATCCAGGTAGCCATAGAATTagttgataaattatttaacGAATTTGATGCCAAGATAGATTTTACCGGTAAAATTGGTGTTATTTCTCCTTATAGAGAGCAAATGCAAAGGATGAGAAGGGAGTTTACGAGGTATTTTGGAGGTAGTATTAGTAAATCCATTGATTTCAATACTATCGATGGGTTTCAAGGgcaagaaaaagaaatcattttGATTTCATGTGTTCGTGCCGATGATACGAAGACTAGTGTTGGTTTCTTGAAGGATTTTCGTCGTATGAATGTGGCATTCACCAGAGCCAAAACTAGTATGTGGATACTAGGTCATCAACAATCACTGCtgaaaaataaactttGGAAACACTTAATTAACGATGCACGATCAAGGGATTGTTTAGTAGTAGCAAAACCAGGGTTCCTCAATGGGAAGACTTTGTCCAATAGTAGATTAGCCGAGCTGAAGGAAATACCTCAAATGGATGGCTATGATCCTCATAAATCAGAAATTTCTAGCGTAAAAATTCCATTGAAGAGAAAAGATCTGGACGAAGAGCCACTCTCCAAAAATGTTAAGAAAGCcaagaaggaaaagagGGACAAAACAGTTTCAGAAGATAAACAGAAAAAGCAAAATAAAACTGAAAGAGAAGATAGGAAGcaaaagaaagataaaaagGATAGAAAAGACAAGATTGATATTagtaagaaaaaaaatgactCTTTATCAGTACTATCTGCAGGaacgaagaagaaatcgTCTATTTTTGGCGGTCCGTCTTTATCAACAGATGTACCCTCAACAAAGGGGTCTGTCTccattgatgaaaaatctaagaagaagagaaggaaaaagaaaaattgtcATGTCTCATTCTCAGATGATATAACCTTTATTCCAGAGAAGATCGGTAACAACTCTACTGTTCCGTTGACCAAACACGTTTCTTTAGATAGTACGCAACCGCATCTACCGAAGAGATCACCTCCTCCATCGCCAGCAAGGACAGATGATGctaatgatgattataTACCATCAGAGGTTGAGAAAGTCGTTGTTACAGACGCTAAGCCTACTGAAACAGAAAGGCCTAAAATTaagaaacaaattgaattgaGTAAATACAATAGTAAGAACGCCCATTCATCCACTACTGAGGTTCCAAAAGAACGCCCGACAGCACCTTCTGCGCAATTACCAAGTAGATATGAAAGCCAATATCAATCTGACCCACTAGCAAAGTCTTCTAATACATATAGTCCACCAACGTCAGGGCAAGGTCCTACATATCCGCAGCCAACATACAATCAACAGGAAGAACTGTTTGATCCATACCAGCCATTACAAGGGCAACATGGTTTGTCTGGTCCTTCCAACTGTGGTTTGCCACAAGGTTCAGCACAACATATTCCACAAGGCTCAAACCCACCATATATTGGAGCTGCATCAACAAACACATATCCAGCTCCAATACCTCCACCTCCTCAAGCCTTTCCTCCAACTCGTTATGTTTCTGACCAGCCATTAAGATTTGGAGCAGAATCAGGATCCAATGGAGGAGAGCCTGCACAATCGAATGGTCCACGATCAAATAGAAGACAAGCAAGGGCCAGCCCATTTATTCccaagaaaagaaaaccCCATAGACCATAG